aagtcaaatgtaattatctctcttatgtggcatgctttgattggatgactgtgtaaaactattttacactgtcagtgcatattcattaaactcGAGTTATATAACCCAAATTTTATTATGAGTCATTTAGAAACCCGTAAATAATAGTCAAATATTAACTtgctctctctcgctctcttcACATTATGCATCAGGAGTCACGACGTCGATCAAGTGGCACCGTAATAAACAAAACGAATCCAGTCTATGTCAATGAATCAACACTTTCACACTCCAGTAAAAACATATGGGTCATATATACATACGCACGCACTCAAGAGACAACCAAAaacattattatatttttttttgtcacttaataaatattttatgcaTATATACGTGATTTGCTTTGCTGCTCTAGAGCAATGAAGGAAATAATCAACTTTCCAGATaaatattgtttaagttgtttcaaGTGTATACTACCTATGATTTGAGCAGTAGAGTACTATTATAGatggaaaaataatttattaaaagaaATGTAACTGTCCTCAGGTCAAAAAATATTGTCTCTAGTGAGATGCCCGTCTTAAGAAAAAAATTTACCCGGGAATCATCTTTCCAGatattttctcttcttcctcacatCTGCAACAGTGATATATGCCAACCCATGCATGCCCATTAAGGGACTTACCCACGTTGAAGCAAAAGCAGGTGGGGGCAATTGCCCTACAATAATTTTAAGAAagcttttttattttgaaaagacaAAGCTTTTTTTTTAGTGCTTATGCACGCTTTGAATCTTCAAGTGCTTCCGTCATCAAGATCTTCATCAATCCAAGAGTTGCAGCATCTCCCCAACACAGATTATTTCCCAACAATCTTTAGGTTCAAATATTCGTAATCAATGGCTGCATCACTCAAAGACATGACGTCTAATTTTGTGAAATTGGACAAGTTTGATGGAGGAAAGTTCAACCGATGGCAGAAGAAGATGCAATTCCTTCTTACAACCCTGAAAGTGGTGTATGTTTTGAACACTACAAGATCATTagagaaggaaaatgaaaccatgACTGAAACAAGAGGAAGATCAAATGGGATCAATTACACGTATGAATAGAGGTTAGTACCCCACAACCACTCGTATTGTGTGAAGACTATGAATTCTTAAGATATGATATATCTTCTACATGCTTTAATATGATTAAGTTTACATGTGGTAGCAAAGCATGAGTTAGAGAATTAGTAGTTTTCCTTTAATGGTGATTTTGATCCATGGATAATGTCTTAAAATTTCTACTAATGTTTTGAGATCTTAAGTATATTGTTTTTCCGCTGCATGAGATTATGTGATTGCTTAATATAGAATTATTGATGTTCATGTTTAAATGTGTTTAAGTTTCATCCCTTATACATGAACGAATGATGTTATGATATTTGAGTTAAGTATTTATATCATAAGAACACATAATCTTTTATGATTTCTGCTTCATAATTGCAAAATGAATCAAATTATGATGATTGACACCATCCATGTAATGTAAATACGTTGATATTTATTGTAATAAATTTAGTAAGAATCTACAGCGATGGTGAATGTTTTGGGATGAAAATGTCGTGTAAAAACTATGTTTAATTAGTTTTGTTGTCTgtctttgaaataaaataatcttGGTTCATTGGCAACGGTTCCTTCCCTACACGTTAAGCGGTACGTGTTCGAATCCGTTCCAGGTACCTTTTCGTttgttttttgaatttgaaagttaaatatttaaaaattttaaaacggTGTGGAGTGGATTTGAACCAGAGACATGTAGCAAATAGAGGGACAATAAAACCACTGAACCAAATGGCATTTTATGTGATTTACTCCGTGTTAAACTAAAATATCATAATGGGGGATAACTGGATAAGTAGATCCTCCACCAAAATCCAAACAAATAGGTTGCAAATGGATCTTTAAAAGGAAAATGATAATTATTGGTATCATTGATAAATTTAAAGCTAGACTTGTTGCTAAAAGATGTACACAAAAGGAAGGTATTGATTATTTTGATACCTATGCACTTATTGCAAGAATTGCATCAATTAGAGTGTTGTTGGCACTAGCTTCTCTTTATAAGTTTATAATCCATAAAATGGATGTTAAGACTGATTTCCTAAATGGAGAGTTGGATGAGGAGGTGTATATGTAACAACCTGAAGGGTTTGTTATCAAAGGCCAAGAACATAAAGTGTGTAAATTGACTAAGTCGTTATATGGGTTAAAACAAGCACCCAAACAATGACACCAAAAGTTTGATCTAGTTGTGCTTTCTAATGTGTTTATAGTAAATTTCATAATGGAAAAGGTGTTATGATTTGtttatatgtggatgatatgttaATCTTTGACACTGATTTAAATGAGGTAGAAAAGACTAAATCTTTCTTATCCAATAGTTTTGATATGAAAGATATAGGTGAAACAGATGTGATTTTAGGAATTAAAATCATAAGAGATGGTGAGATTATTGATTTATCCCAATCTCACTATATTGAGAAAGTGCTTAAGAAACTTGATTATTTTGATTGCAAATCAGTTTCTACCCCTTTTGATCAGAATACTAAGTTACAACCACATAAGGGATGTCCTGTAGCACAACTTGAATATTCAAAGACAACCAGATGTTTAATGTATGCCATGACCTGTACTAGACCTGATATAACATATGCTGTCGGTAGGTTAAGTCGGTATACATGTAATTCAAGTAAAGACCATTGGCATGCTGTTAATAGAGTACTGAAATACTTGAACGGGACAATTAATTATAGTTTGACCTATAATGGTTATCCTTCAGTTTTGGAAGGATATACAGATGCCAGTTGGGTAACTTGTGTAGAAGATCATGCTTCCACTAGTGGATGGATCTTCAACCTTGGTGGAGGTGCAGTTTCTTGGGGTTCAAAGAAACAGACTTGCATTGCCGGCTCCACCATGGCTGCAGAGTTTATTGCTCTTGCTGCATGTAGTAAAGAGACTGTATGACTAAGAAATTTATTGTATGAGATACTTATTTGGCCAAAACTAATGAGACAAGTATCCATACATTGTGATAGTCAGTGCACACTATCAAAAGCATACAGCCAAGTATATAATGGAAAATCCAGACATATTGGTTTAAGACATAGCTATGTGAAGATTTAATTTCAAATGGAGTAATCTCCATAGTGTTCGTAAGAACTAAGAAGAATCTTGCAGATCCTTTGACGAAAGGTCTGACAAAGGAAATGATGTTGAAGACATCATTGGGGATGAGTCTCAAGCCCATATCGAATTGATCACCAATAGTGGAAACTCAACTCACACTTAAGTAAAATTAAGTCTTGAGTTCAATGGTGAAAGTATACTATAAGAGTGATTGCAAGTACTTAATTATCGATACATCCCAAAGAGTAGAAGTACTTGGACCATAAGAATAAAGTGGTAGGATGAAGGTTTCTTCTTAATGGACATATAACATATATTTGTTGGAATGCATAATTATGGGTGCATTTCTGATATAGTCTACCTATATGAGAATGAAGTGTGGCCGCTTCATGGAGTTAAAGGGCTTGACTCTTAAATTCTAATGAAAAGGATATGTGACACAAGGCCTTATTGAATGTGTCTAATTTAAATTCTTTTGATAATACCGAGATTTCATGTGTAAGTTATGCACACTTGTTCCATTGAATAGTTTGTTCAAAGCTTGTCTACCAAATTCTATTCGGGATGAGTGGAACCCATTTCTTACTAAGTAATGGTTCAAATCGTAAGATACCATTATCTGAAACCATGATATTTCCAGAAATATGGATTTAGTTATATTTTGTAAATGGTGGGGGATTGTGAGaatatttccaaaatatatgAGCTTGGAAATATGCATTATCTTAATGGTTATAATAGTTAATGttcatttatatatcattatgtTGAAAGTGGTCTAGTGGATATTGGCTACAGTCTTGCATGTCCATGGTTCAAATCCTGGTTTCTCAATTCAAAATTTTAGCAAAAACCTGCTAAAGACAGGATTCGAACCCGCGAGGTGCATCCCATGTGAGGGGACGTGTTTGCCAGTTGAACCAACGTGATAGTTGGGAATTATTCTgaacattaataatatataactgTTTTATGGAAGTTGTTTCTCAAAGAGATACATCTCTTCACCGAGAGATGTTAgtatctctatataaagagaTATTTGGGCAGAAAAACTAGATAATTCTGATGCACGAAATTGGACTTCTTTTTGGCTAATTTCTCCTCCATTTACTATATGCTAAATCATCCTTCACTTCACTAATGCATGAGTAAAGTGTGGGAATCATACTTCTGTAAACTATTATCAAAGATACTCTTGGTGTGTTAGTGCAAACCacatcaaggaattcaaagtatCCTGAAGGGAATTCGTCGGTTTTCTCATTTGCATCCAATACATATTAATTGGTGGGGGCGAATTGAACCTAAAGGTTAGTGCTTATGCACGCTTTGAATCTTTAAGTGCTTCCGTCATCAAGATCTTCATCAATCCAAGAGTTGCAGCATCTCCCCAACACAGATTATTTCCCAACAGTCTATGTCAATGAATCAACACTTTCACACTCTAGTAAAAACATATGGGTCATATATACATACGCACGCACTCAAGAGACAACCAAAaacattattatatttttttttgtcacttaataaatattttatgcaTATATACGTGATTTGCTTTGCTGCTCTAGAGCAATGAAGGAAATAATCAACTTTCCAGATaaatattgtttaagttgtttcgAGTGTATACTACCTATGATTTGGGCAGTAGAGTACTATTATAGatggaaaaataatttattaaaagaaATGTAACTGTCCTCAGGTCAAAAAATATTGTCTCTAGTGAGATGCCCGTCTTAAGAAAAAAATTTACCCGGGAATCATCTTTCCAGatattttctcttcttcctcacatCTGCAACAGTGATATATGCCAACCCATGCATGCCCATTAAGGGACTTACCCACGTTGAAGCAAAAGCAGGTGGGGGCAATTGCCCTACAATAATTTTAAGAAagcttttttattttgaaaagacaAAGCTTTTTTTTGTGAAAGACAGACAAAGCTGCCTTTAATACTATGTACTTTATTCTCATTCAATAAAAATTCTTGTTgttgtcaaaaataaaaaataaaaaatactatgTATtgagattttattattttattaatatttttggtTTCCTAACCCAATTATTCAAGATTTAGCTTACAATTGTTTTTCATCCTCTCCAATTAGCTAAGATTTTATTGTTTaggaaaatataattttttctatttattcaATCCAATATTATTCAAATTTTGTAAGATAAAATTCATTACTTCACCATTTTTATTTGTTATCTAAATGTAGGGAAAAACAGGTATTCTAAAGTTCATATTTCGAACCAGATATGGTGAAAGATAAAAACCTCCCAAAAATGTGTCTTCTATGAATTGAACTGTCAATTTAGGAGTTCAAGCCGTCACTCTTATCCCTAAGACTTACCATCGTTGGATTCAATTCATTTAGTTACTAACTCAATATTATAATGATCATTATCCCTTCCCTATTCAcaatccataatatatacatggaataaattatttatataatattaatttaaccTACTACTAATAAAATAGTACGTAGATGTATATGTTACCCCACACGTCCTAAAGATCCGTCACTGCTTCCAACCCCACCaaaaataattgtttaattAATTGGTTCCATAAATATTGCAACACACACACAATGGTTTCCCATTATTTGCGAGCAATAAAGTGGAATAGAAATTAACACTCTATCATCCATCATCCTTTACCCACTTCACAATCATTCATTCATTCGTTCACGTGCCCCTTTTCATGATGGCTTCTGATTCTGACTCTTCCGCCGCCGCAGAAAAGATGAAAGACAGTTTCGTCGTAGAAGATGAGCATGTTTCCAACGAAGAGATCCATCTCACGGTGCTAAAAACCTCCCTCTTCTTCGCCGGTGATGGATTCACCGTGTATGATTGTAAGGGTGAACTCGTTTTCCGCGTTGACTCGTATGGACCTGACAGCAGCGACACGGATGAGCTTGTTCTTATGGATCCCAACGGTCGTTGTCTTCTCACCGTTCGCCGGAAGGTACGCACGCACAACCACCACTACCTAGTTATCTATATATCTTCTGAGTCCAGTAATCGGATTCAACCTTGGAAATTGTTATCAAAAttcaaggtttttttttatcttattaattacataactttgttatttttttattctgttTACATCTCAATTCCATTCAAATAGGTAAATAATGTGATATAGAAAATAATAGTGATAAGAAGGCAAAGTGATAAGAAAATTGGAAAAAAGTGTGAATTATGTAATCCGATTTCATTCCTCAAATCTAATATGTGTTTGAAAAATTGATAGCAAaaattgatttgttttttaaacagaaaataaatatattattgaagaagaaaacgcatgagaacaaccctctcataagAACAAACCGAAACAACCTCACACAACACGCAAactcatactttttttttaaaaagtgtaTGTTGAATTTGGTTTAtgaaagtgaaaagtgaaaatcTCGAACAAGTTAATTGGTTGAAGCTGAAAAAACTTCCCACAAACCTCTAAATGTATCGAATGTCATGTCGGTTAAATTAGTCTTTATGTCGACGCATGGACTAATTTAATACACATGCATTTGATAAGTAAAGGATTGTGAGATGAGAGTATTTCCTTTTTCTAGAAACTAATTTACACTTTTATGAACTAAATTGAACATTTTTTTTACTCAATTtccatttttttcaaaattataaatgattttatttgtttactAGAATGTGGTTTTTTTTAATAGACACTAGACTGTGGTTAAATTCTTGGTAAATTTGTGTtccatttgtaaaaaaaatactattggtaattttattgaaataaaatttattgGTATATTAGACAACTCTGAGAATAACTGAGATAGAGTACTaattttgttgtgttttttggGTTCATTAATTTGAGTGGACTTAGTGAATTAACATCTAATTGTGAAGCAGAGGCCTAGTTTACATCAACGGTGGGAAGGCTTCAAAGGTGAGAGATCGGACGGTGACAAACCAATCTTCAGCGTGAAGAGAGCATCGATCATCGGACGATCGAGTGTGACAGTGGAGGTGTACAATAGCCCAGGTGAGGAGTACCAGATCGAAGGGTGCTTCTCGCAGCGTTCCTGCACATTTTTCAACATGATGAAGGAATCAGTGGCTGAGATTCATCGTAAGGTGGACCCCACCACAGGTGTCATGCTTGGGAAGGAGGTGTTTTCTCTTAGCGTGAAGCCTGGTTTTGATGCTGCTTTTGCCATGGGTTTTGTGCTTGTTCTTGATCACATCAGCGGTGAGAGTttctttgatgatgatgatgatgccaCAGCTGAGCCTACAGTGCACCCTACTATTACTACACAAGATTAGCAACTCCTCTACTATTAGTTATGGTGCATTGCAATTTGCAAGGTTAATCATGCAATTTGGTAACTATATATTTTGAATGAACTTTCTTTAAATTTTTCATGGCatggggttttatttaatttaaccTGCTAATAATCTTTGGAATTTGGAGTGTCCCTTAAAAAGGGAACATGTGCCCCTTCTTTTGTGGATCATGCCCTTGAAAAAGTGATGTTTCTATTTATTATGTGATCgtgtaaattttatatttattcatAAAAAGTATACACATTCTGCTCCAGCTTACCTGCTCTTAATCAAGGTTATTTTTTTCCCTATAATATGAGAAATGTTTGGATTTAGTGAGTTTTTTTATCCGAAAATAATGAGCTGACATACAGAATTTTTCCCCTTCTAATATATTACATTAGCAACGGTAAAAACTCGCAATTTTCACTAATGGGTATATCGTAAGAGTGTTCGAAGAAATTTAGATATTTACATATCATCACTATTTACTCTTATTAAATTAGCTAACAAATGAATTATACGTTAGTAGTTTATATATTTAAAAGTGTAAATGGCCTGAAGAGAAGATATAAGTATGAAGAATGTACTGTTATTGGGCTTACAATATTTGTATCAGGTGGGCTTACCGAATTTGTACTATTGGtccaggcgacccatgacccgaacgggtcaaaacttcataatatataaagaggacaccacccatgcggtgggggatccaacacttttttTTGCTCATTTGCTATTTTGTCATTCTCTAGTTTTGTTGCTtaattgcttagccctgaccggagttctagaccggaacattggcgcccaccgtggggccgaggaATTCAATCCTAGGCTTCAAATTCATTAAAAATGGTGAATCGATCTGGAGCAAATGGAAGGGACAATCATGTTAACCATGAAAATGTTCCGCCCGACATTTTGCAACAGATCATGGCGGATCTAACTGATCTCCGCCAACACAATCAGCAACTACAaactcaacttgctgagatcAATCAAGATCGGGGCTTGCATGAGGGCGATCGGAGAATGGCAGAGATGGTGGTAGCTAGATTTCCAACCGTTTACAGAAGACATTGCAAACACAACCGTCCCAGATAACTTGAAGACTTTGGTTCTTGATTCTTATTACGGAGATTCTGACCCTAAGGATCAtttggtgtatttcaacaccaaaatggttattgtgggcgcttcagatgctctgaagtgTAAAATGCTTCCTTCAACTCTTAAGAAGTCAGCAATGGCTTGGTTTACAACGCTCCCACCGCGTTCAATTGCAGGGTTCATGGATTTATCGGCGAAATTTTTGTCCCAATTTTCAACTAGTCGCGCCCAGAAAGTGACTCCAGCAGCTTTGTTTAATTTGCAACAGAGGCATAATGAAAGCCTTCAATTCtttatggggcgtttcaatcaattgtcagtgcatttggaggataaaatgcctgAAATTTGTATTGCAGCTTTTGAGTTGGGTCTTCAGTCAGGAAGTTTGAACAGCAGTTTAAGTCGTAAGCCTGTGGAGACAATGGCGGAGTTGCGAAGCAGGGTACAGGGTTTCATTcgggaggagcaaagtgatcgCATAAAGAGAAACCGTAAGAGTGCAGCGGTGGTTGGCCAACAACAACAGTCAGATTCGAAAAAGGCGGCGGTTAACGATCAGCGTTCGGACGGAGCGGTTACAAAAGGAGAGAGAGGttacaataattcaagtcgTTTTGATAACCGCTCTAATTTTCGAAATCGTGTTCAGCCTTATGGAAATCGTGGTTATGGGCAGTCGATGACGTGGACCAGAAACCAACAAGACAGGTCGACCCCACTGGCGGTTAATTTAACTGAAGCATTGCACATGTGTCTGGAGGCGAACACAATTCGTTTTCCTAAACAACCAAAACGCCCACCAGGCAACGTGGACAGAAataagtggtgtgagtatcacCGAATCGCGGGACACAATACAGACGATTGTTTTACCCTACAGAAAGAAATTGAGGCTTTGATAAAGGCAGGTTACATGCGTCAACTGGAGGGGCGAAAGGAGTCAGAGGGAGCTGGAACCTCAACGAAACGTGATGACACAGGGAAGGAGATTGAAGGGTCTGAACCAAGAAAGCAAGCTGGAGGTGAAACTAAAGGGCGCATTCATTCTATATTTGGAGGATTCCGAGGAGGCGGAATGACTAATTCTTCAAGGAAAAGGTATGTTCATTCCATTAATGCTGTCTATACAAATGATTGGGGAAGCTGGGGAATCAATCAGCCCGATATCACATTTACTgttagagattttgagggagttcagcctcatgaagatgatcccattgtggtgatgttaaaagtcgctgattatgaaattgagagggtactgttggatcaagggagttctgcagatTTGATATATGGCGATGCATTCGAAAAATTAGGGCTTACGGAAACTGATCTGTTACCGTACGATGGGGCGTTAGTTGGCTTTTCAGGTGAGAAAGCATTTGTTAGAGGGTATGTGGAGCTAAACACTGTGTTTGGTGAAGGTAAGAATGAGAAAGCTTTTTCCATTAAGTTTCTTGTGGTACAGTGTACATCGCCGTATAATGTGCTTATTGGAAGACCATCGCTCAACAAGCTCGGGGCGATAATTTCAACAAGACATTTAACAGTTAAGTATCCATTGGATAAGGGCGGAGTTGGAACTTTGAAGGCTGATCAGGTGGTTGCTAGGAAGTGTTATTCTGACAGTTTCAAGCAGTATGGTCACATGGGAAAAAGAGCAGTGAAGGAGGGACATAGAGTTTTTggagttgatgttgatcaagatgaggttagtttggatccaagagagGGCTTTTCAGATTTCAAGGTGACTCCAGAAGAGGAAACAAAGACAGTGAAGGTGGGCGAAAGGAACCTGAAAGTTGGGGTAAATTTAACTCCAATCCAGGAGAGCAGGCTGGTGCAATTGTTAGCTGAGAACatggacttgtttgcttggagtgCACGAGATCTTCCAGGAATTGATCTAGAGTTCATCTGCCACAAATTGGCATTGAATCCTGGTGTGAAGCCTATCGCCCAATTGAAGCGTAAAATGGGTGAAGAGAAAGCACTGGCGGTTGGCTAATGTTGTCATGGTCAAGAAGAGTAATGGAAAATGGtgaatgtgcacagattatacagaTTTAAACAAGCATTGTCCAAAGGATTCATATCCACTGCCAAACATAGATAAGTTGGTTGATCGGGCTTCGGgatttggaatgttgagtttgatgGACGCATATTCGGGCTATCATCAAATACGAATGTACGCGccagatgaagagaaaacaaCATTTATGACAAACCAAGCAAATTATTGCTATCAAaccatgccgtttgggcttAAGAATGCAGGGGCGACTTATCAGCGATTGATGGACAGAGTCTTCGAAAAGCAAGTAGGGCGtaacatggagatttatgtggatgatatggtggTCAAATCAGAGGAAATGGGCGGTCATTGTATGGATTTGGCTGAGGCTTTTGGAGAAATCAGGAAGCATAACATGCGTTTGAATCCGGAAAAATGCTCTTTTGGAATTCAGAGTGGAAAATTTTTGGGCTTTATGATTACTAGAAGAGGAATTGAAGTTAATCCCGATAAGTGCAAGGCAATCCTAGAAATGCAGAGCCCAACATCAGTTAAAGAAGTACAGAAGCTAACAGGAAGGATTGCGGCTTTGTCACGATTTTTACCATGCTCAGGGAGTAAGGCAGCTCCGTTCTTTCAATGTTTGaggaagaacaaagcttttcaaTGGACAGATGAGTGCGGACAGGCTTTCCAAACTCTAAAGGAGCATCTAGCTAAGCCTCCcatattgtcaaaaccaattccaggtattccgttgtcaattttcatttccatatcagataatgctgtgagttctgtcttattgcaagaatgtaaagaggagttgagaattatatattttgtgagccatgctttacaaggggctgagataaggtatcaaaaaatagaaaaagctgcACTAGCTTTGATTATCACCGCCCGGAAGTTGAGgccttattttcaaggttttcaaatcaaagtcaaaactgacTTTCCCCTACGCTAAGTACTTCAAAAGCCTGATCTAGCAGGGCGTATGGTTTCTTGGGCTGTcgaattgtcagaatttggtATAGTATTTGAGAAGAAGGGACAAATAAAGGCGCAGGGCTTGATAGATTTTGTGAATGAGATGTCTTCGGAAGAAAAAGTACCAGAAGAAGTGGAATGGTTTTTGTCTGTTGATGGGTCATCAAATCTGAAAGGAAGTGGAGCTGGTATAGTTTTGGAGGGACCAGGTGGAGTAATTATTGAGCAATCTCtcaagtttgacttcaaggcGAGCATCAatcaagcagaatatgaagcaatAATAGCAGGGGTGAGGCTTGCTTTGGAGATGAATGTACGTTGTATTGTAATAAAAACTGATTCTCAGCTTGTGGCAAATCAGATAAAGGGAGATTATCAGGCGAAGGATGTTCAGTTGGCTAAGTATTTGGTAAAGGTTCAAGAATTGTTGAAG
This portion of the Lotus japonicus ecotype B-129 chromosome 3, LjGifu_v1.2 genome encodes:
- the LOC130749226 gene encoding protein LURP-one-related 5-like, giving the protein MMASDSDSSAAAEKMKDSFVVEDEHVSNEEIHLTVLKTSLFFAGDGFTVYDCKGELVFRVDSYGPDSSDTDELVLMDPNGRCLLTVRRKRPSLHQRWEGFKGERSDGDKPIFSVKRASIIGRSSVTVEVYNSPGEEYQIEGCFSQRSCTFFNMMKESVAEIHRKVDPTTGVMLGKEVFSLSVKPGFDAAFAMGFVLVLDHISGESFFDDDDDATAEPTVHPTITTQD